The region GGGGTCATTGGACTGTTTTATTAACCAGCCTCTCTTTTTTGCTATATATTTTGCATACATTTTATTACATCTAGCCTGTTTGGCTTTATTTGTAAAAAGcttaagaaagaaaacaaaacaaaaaaaacctccttcctgTGTCCAATAGCTGCGCATACACAATACCTGGAAGTTGTCCACATTTTAGTCTTGTAAACTCAAGAGATTCTAGTGATGTCATGGAGAGGAGCAGCTCTTGCTCCATGGTATTTAATTCGGTATTGTAAAGGCTGCATTTGGTGAAGGATGCACTATATTGTTCGATCACCGGTCTGATACTTTCCACAAATCCACTACTGTTATTCAGCCATAACACAATGCGATTAGAAACAGAGAACATTGCTGCTAGGTTGACCAGGACATTTTTGTTTGCTATATCgatgttttctgctttaatgaTCAGAAGTGCAGTTTTGTCGCCTAGCTGGACAGACTCAAATGGGCTGATCTCTGGAAAAGAAAGTAGAAGATAATCATCCTCAGATTCCACCTTCTCTATAGTATCCTTGAGAAGTTGAAATGCTGAAGAGTAATCCTGGTCAACAACTGGGACTCCCAATTTGTCATAGCAATCAACAACTATGGAAAAATCCATTTTTGCACTCTCTTTAGTCCCTTTTATAGTCAACGTCATTCTGTCCAATAATGGGAAGCTTTCTGGATGCTCTATTAAAAATCTTATTATAATATCATTCTGTAGTGATGACAAGTCAAAAGTAAGTGCTTTTCCCATGAGAAACTGCAAGATTATGGGAGCACACACATCGACAGTCTGGCTTTTATAAGCTGCATTTATTGCAAAGTCCAGGAACAGAGGAATCACAAATGAAAGAAACATTTCTTGATTGATCTTAATCAAAACTAAGATCATCTGCTCTGTCACTGCTAGCTCTGGATGCTGCTGTAAATAAGCATTATTCTCTGAATAGCACTCGAATGACTTTTTGCTCTTAATTAAGTTGAAGAGATGGTTGATTATTGTAGGAACTGCCTTAGAAGAATTCCGACAGGCATACTTCAAAAAGTAATGAAAACGGCAGACAGCTTTCAAAAATGTGTCAATCTGTTGCAGGTAATGCAATCCCTGCTCTTGCTCTTCTTGCAGGTCAGACTCCAGGAGCTCACCCATCCTCTTCCCTGCGAGGAATTCCTGGAATGAGGGGTGAAAGAACCTATAGACTGGATGAAGTCTTTGGGTGGTAAATTTGCTCAGAAGTCCCAACCTGAGAGCATCATCTTCATTGACAGCAGCTTCAGCGAGGTGCTCCTCAGTGAAATCAAAGCATGACACAAACAAACCTCTTAATGCAAGCTCTCCACACGAGGATAGCAAGGTTTTTACTTTCTGGCCTTCCTTTGGGAACTTCAGTGTGTTGTATAGCAAATATGACTTAAAAAGAACCGTTTCGCTGAACAAATTAGCACTTGGGTACTGAACCCAAATGTGCAGAAGGCAACTGCAAAGAGAGGGGTTTTTAAGGAAGCCTGAAAAGTTTTAGACTTTGCCAATGCAACAAATAACTTTTCCACTACTGAGATATTATGTGAAAATAGATTCCGATATATATAAACACTGCTATACAACGGGAACTCCCTAATACCTAGGGCTGTATTTGCATACTGACGCACTTGGTTGCTCCTATCAGTGCGCACTGCAACAATCAGACACAGTCTGTTCAAGTGATTCTTTCGCATCAGCTCTTCTATGGCACTGGGGACTGAATCCATTTCACAAAAGTCATCCAAAAGGAACAAAACCTGATTCTTTAATTGCTGGATTATGTCCTTCAGGGTCAGGTCAGTTAAAGGTAGTGAAGACCCTGCCAGCTGTTTACAGATGATGTCCGCCAGACTCTGCTCACGTTCTGTGGATTTAAGGGAGAGATAAAACACAAGGCTGAACCTGCTCAGTATGGGACAACGTCCTGAGACCCAAGAATCGCAATCTTCCTGAGCAGCGCTGTCTTTCCGCTTCCTGCTTCCCCTTCTATCATAGTGATGGAGCTCAGGTTTGCAAGAACCTCAGGCAGTGTGAGCTGCTGCACAGGCTGGTTTCTAGTGTCCTTAGAGACAATGGAAATGTCTGCATAGAGGGTGTTCAGATCAATGGCAACATGTGAAGAATCACCAAAGGAAGATATTTTCCTGAACGTAATATCGTTGTATATGCTTATCAGGTGAACATGCAAATGCTTTGCTTCTTCAAGCCACTGTTTACAAAGGGATACACCTGCAAAAAGAAaagggaacagaataaaacaaatgCACAAATTTCAGGAGTCTCACAGGAAAAGGTTCAGCTTTATAACAACCAGTCAGTTTCTGATACTTGGCTAATCACAGTATAATCTGACTGAGCAGCATTACAAGtgcatagaatctctaagggagtgaaaggaagaatagatggcatggatgggcaggcaggcaggataggtcatatggaggggcataattgaacgaaaacgcctatctccatgggcgtttatctccaagaacgggtccatgaaggggcggaccgaaccgtattttgggaaaaaatagacgcccatgttttattcaacaattggtgagctgggcgtttttgtttttcagcgataatggaaaatgaaagcgcccagctcaaaaacgaataaatccaaggcatttgttcgtgggaggggccaggattcgtagtgcactggtccccctcacatgccaggacaccaaccgggcaccctagggggcacttttacaaaaacaaaaaaaaaggtaaaagagctccaggtgcatagcacccttcccttgtgtgttgagccccccaaatccccctcaaaacccactgcccacaagtctacaccattactatagccctaagaggtgaaggggggcacctacatgtgggtacagtgggtttggggggggttggacgactaataagcattaagcagcacaattgtaacaggtagggggatgggcctgggtccacctgcctgaagtccactgcaccccctaacaactcctccagtgacctgcatactgctgtcagggagctgggtatgacatttgagggtgaaaataaaaagttgagaaacttcattttttgtggtgggagggggttagtgaccactgggggagtcaggggaggtcatccccgattccctccagtggtcatctggtcatttagggcactttttggggcctcattcgtgaaaaaacagggtccaggaaaagtgtcctaaattctagctaaaaacgcatacttttttcccattattggtgaaatgcgcccatctctgttcggcagataaccacgccccagttccgccttcgccacacctctgacacgcccccatcaactttgtccgcatccgcgacggattgcagttgaaaacgtccaaaaatcggctttcgattataccgctttattcgtttttgtgagataaacgtccatctcccgatttaggtcggaacttgggcgtttttctcattcgattataagcaggatggtctatCTGCCTTTGTTTTTCTATGTGACAAATGTATCTCAACTGGCCATCTTCCTGTctccatttcatttcatttattcatgTGAGgcggaggccaaaaaagcaaacaggatgctaggaattattgggaaagggatgcaaaataagaccaacaatattataatgcctctgtatcgctccatgatgtgacctcaccttgaatattgcattcaattctggtcgctgtatctcaaaaaagatatagctgaattagaaacggttcaaagaagagcaatcaaaacgataaaggggatgactaaaggctaaagaggttagggctcttcagtttggaaaaaagatggctgaggggggatatgattgaggtctataaactcCTGGCAGGTgtgcaggtaaaagtgaatcaatttttcactctttcaaaaagtacaaagaccaagagacactcaatgaaattacatggaaatgtatttatttattacatttgtaccccgcactttcccacatacagcaggttcaatgcgacttacataatAAATAGAATTATaaagtattatatggagaatatTACAACCCGatataaacatagtagtagtaagGTTTAAGAAAATGTGAATGTGGAAAGGTAAATAAGGCAAGATAGACaaaggaaagagattgggaagggtaTGGTGTGGAAAGAAGATGAGAAGACTGGGGATGAGTATAAGGAGATGGGAGACATGGTTTAGGGTATAATCATCTTCAGAGCAGGAATTAAGTGGATgggctataatttatttattatatttgtatcccgcactttcccactaaaagcaggctcaatgcggcttacatagtaataggtaactccgaattttgttatgtaaagtaggaaattaagtataacataataacataataTAATATAACATAATAATGTTAAGTTGGGATGCTagagtacttttaaaacaagtaggaggaaatattttttgattcaaagaatagttcagctctggaacttgttgtcagAGGATATGGTAAGAGACAgcgggttagtgtatctgggtttaaaaaggggttggacaagttcctggaggcaaagaccatagtctgttattgagatggacatgggggaagccactgcttgccccgggattggtagcatggaatttgctACTAGttaggtttctgccaagtacttgtgacctggaatggccactgttggaagaaggatactggactagatggaccattggtctgacccagtatgttaaAACTTGATAATTTCACCTATGACACACAgatccaaagcagattacaataaactGCAATTCCCATACAAAACTACGAAAAACCTAAAAGAAATGACATTATTAAAAAACTTTGGAGTTTGTGATATCTCCCTTTTAAAGTAAATGTTAAATTGCATACATACAAACATTCCATTTAGGGCCATAGTTATCTATTTGGACtaccattaaaatgtgttattttagcacaagttccaattttatgcaatgtgacttagttactaataactggggttaacagtaaaaaaaGAACgccaacaaaaaaaatgtcttaatggtagcccacactgataacctCTCTCTTTAGTCTGCTTCTGCAAAGAAAAGTATTTGAAGATGAGGAAGACTACACTTACCATCACACACAGAACCAATGTTGCATTTCCTTTCAGACTCTGCTGTATAATCtatttcctaaagaaaaaaaattacacttTAACTGTTGGTAGAATAGTCTTTTTCATACAATATGTACAGGTCTCACAGTGCTTTTAATAGATACAAGGTAGAAAATCTGAAATATATGATCAGACTGTGAGAGTTTGGGGAGGTTATTAGTATATGAAACTATGGACCAGTCATTTTCCTATCAAAAAACCCTGTTATTAACCTTCTCAGCTAAAACAATGTTGACTAAGGGATCAAAGATATACTGAAGTAGGAGAAGGTGACCGTAAGGAGATGGGGAAAGTAAGAGTGGTTAATATGCTAAGAAActgtaggttaaaaaaaaacggGAAACAAAGACAGATGCAAGAAATATTTCAATACTCAACAGTTCTTCATGAGACTGATGTGAGGAGTAAGAAAGAAGTGGGAGTCAAACACAACTTTAAATTTATAGGCAACTGGAAATGCACAAAATGTAGAATAAATTCTTAGAAAAATAAAGGGTGTTCTATCCCTGTTAGTAGTAAAAGGTACATGAGAGCAGCACACTCACAGATACTTCCAGATAACTCACTGGAACAAGCTACGTCCATATCTGTGTCCAAGACACGCAGCTTTACTAAAAACAATGATTTATCATAAAAATGTCACGTATCTGACAAAGATGCCAGCAATGCTCTTCTGATGGGCGGTGATCCATTTAATATGGGTTTCCCGATGCTTACAAGGCTTAAGGTGGCATGAGGGTGCACATTCAAAAATCACATTTTTAGTAATGATGACAAGAAGACAGTGAGGAACACACCATAGCCAGAGGTTCTTCCAACTTCAATGTTTCCTGATAATACAACTATGGAGAAGTAGCCAGTCATCTAAAACAGCACTGATACATTGCAAAACCACTGAGGATCCTACAGAGAACAGAAGGACacctatgggctcattttcgaaagagaaggacgcccatctttcgacataaatctgaagatggacgtccatctcgcagggtcgtccaaatcggtataatcaaaagacaattttggacatccccaactgctttctggcgcagggatggccaaatttcaagggggcatgtcggaggcgtagcaaaggcgggacttgggcgtgcctaacacttggacatccttaacCCATagtcgaaagaaacaaggacgtccttgacgaacacttggatgactttacttggtcgtgtttttcttacgaccaaggcacagaaaggtgcccaaaattaccagatgaccaccggagagaatcggggatgacctcccgttactcccccaatggtcactaaccccctcccaccctcaaaaaatatcttttaaaatattgattgccagcctctatgccatcctcagatgtcatactcaggtccatgacaacagtatgcaggtccctggagcagttttagttggtgcagtgcacttcaggcaggcggacccaggcccataccccccctacctgttacgtctgtggaggaaacagcgagccctccaaaatccaccacaaacccactgtacccacatctaggtgccccttcacccgtaagggctattgtagtggtgtacagttgtgggtagtgggttttgggggggctttggggggctcagcacacaaggtaagggagctatgtacctgggagcaatttatgaagtccactgccgtgccccctagggtgcccggttggtgtcctggcatgtcagggggaccagtgcactacaaatgctggctcctcccacaaccaaatggcttgcatttggtcgtttctgagatggacgtccttggtttcgaaaatcactgaaaatcagaaacatccatgtctagggatgaccatctctaaggacaaccaaatttcaggatttggacgtccctggccgtattatcgaaaccaaagctggacgtccatcttgtttcaaaaatacggttttccccacccctggatcgggacgttttgcaaggacgtcaaaatcgaaacatggacgtcccttttgaaaatgcccctcctggtATACAGTGCATTCTTGCTATTCACAAGTTCAAAATTTGAGGTTTTGCACATTTGTGGACATCTATATATGTGACCAACAAACTGCTTTTCACGCTACGTTCCCAGTTATTTGCGGACATGTGCATTTTAAAACAAGTTCTTTTTTTCACTTTGCAAGTGTTACTGGCTCTGTGGTGATTATGGACAcacacatatagtaacatagtaacatagtagatgacggcagaaaaagacctgcatggtccatccagtctgcccaagacaaactcatatgtgtataccttaccttgaatttgtacctgtccttttcagggcacacaccgtataagtctgcccagcagtatttcccgcctcccaaccaccagtcctgcctcccatcatcggctctggtacacaCACATAAATTGAAGAAGGAcggacagctctcagacaacacaTACTATAGGAAACTGACAGAGGAACCCctcacaggattatacaaaacagttGAAAAATCTTATCAAAACACTCCCAAAGCAAGTACAATCACAGCTAAAGAAAGTCATACCAAACCacccttctgtgggcacattctacatgctacccaaaatccataaacctggaaaccctggcagacaaTCATATCTGGTGTTGGCACACTCACAGAGGAAATATCTAGACTTATACAGGGGATTGTTAAACCTTTAGTGCCCAAACCAAACAGCTTCATATAAGACACCATAGACTTTCTGAACAAATTGGAAAACATCAAGCTACCACAAGGTGCTCTTCTGGTCCTAATGGGTGTAGAATCTCTATACAGCAACACTCCctatgcagatggcatagctgcatacAAATTCCTAAAAACTACCACCCTGGACCACCAGTacacaccagaaactattactactactatttagcatttatatagcgctacaaagcgtacgcagcgctgcacaaacatataagaaagacagcccctgttcaaagaacttacaatctaatagacaaaaataaagcaagcaaagcaattaatttgtagaggaaagaggagaggagggtaggtggaggcaagtggttacaagtcaaaagcaatatcaaagaggtgggcttttaaactagatttaaagatggtcaggAAGTCTATTACAAAATTAAATTCATTCCAATTCACAACtattttcatttcaataatattatttatctgcaaatcatgggcactgctattgagcagggacggtccttccccatgttaaacttgtacagcgctacgtaaccctggcagcgctatagaaatgctaagtagtagtagtagtatgggcaCCAGGATGGCACCAAGATATGGAAACCCTTTCATTGCAGAACTAGAGAAAAATTCTTAAAATCATATCCaactaaacccctaaaatactgcTGGTATattaatgacatttttatgatttggactgagggagaagagactctTTCAATGCATACCATCcctcaatcaaattcaaaattgattaCTCCAGTTTTTATCAACATGGTCATATAAACACATCTATATACAGGAAACTGACTGATACATGCAGCTacctacataagtgcataagtattgccatatctccacaattagcttccacccttcacatacaaaaaaaatccattatacacagccaagccacaagataccaccacaTCTGTTCTGACTCTAAAGACAGAGATAAACACttcaaaaccctgactgaatcatTCATCTAAAAAGGATACAACCCcaaaatagtactactactacttatcatttctatagcgctactagacttaagcaacgctgtacacttgaacatgaagagacagtccctgctcgacagagcttacaatctaattaggacagacaaacaggacaaacaagagataagggaatataaggtgaggattataaaataagggttctgaacaagtgaataagggttaggagttaaaagcagcatcaaaaggtgggcttttagcttagatttgaagacggccagagatggagcttgaccgtaccggctcaggaagtctattccaggcatatggtgcagcaagataaaaggaacggagtctggagttagcggtggaggagaagggtgacgataagagagatttacccagtgaactgagtcccggggaggaatgtagggagagatgagagtggagaggtactgaggagctgcagaggaatgcatttataggtcaataagaggagttgaactgtatgcgggaaacggataggaagccaatgaagtgacttgaggagagggctaatatgagcataacaacactggcggaatattagtcgtgcagcagaattttgaacagattgaagaggagagagatggctaagtgggagacctgtgagacgcaagttgcaatagtctaagcgagaggtgataagagcgtggatgagggttctggtagtgtgctcagaaaggaaagggcgaattttgctggtattatagagaaagaaacgacaggttttagcagtctgctgaatatgtgcagagaaggagagggaggagtcgaagatgaccccaagtttatgagtgatgagacaggaaggctgaaaggttatccacagaaatagagaaaggggaggaggagaggttggtttagggggaaagattaagaagtcagtcttggtcatgtttagtttcagatggcactgagacatccaggcagcaatgtcagacaggcaggctgatactttggcctgggtttcggctgagatttctggtgtggagaggtagatctgggagtcatcagcgtaaagatgatactgaaaaccatgggatgagatcagattaccaagggaagaagtatagatggagaagagaagaggtcccaggacagatccctgaggtacaccaactgacagagggatagaagtaaaagaggatccactagagtatacagtaaaggtacgctgggagagataagaagaaaaccaggaaagaacagagccctgaaatccaagtgaggacagcgtatcaaggagcaggctgtgatcaacagtgtcaaaaacagcagatagatcgagaaggatgaggatagaatagagacctttggatctggctaggaacagatcattggagactttagcaagcattgtttcagttgaatgaagggggcgaaagccagattgaagtgcatcaagaatagcttgagatgaaagaaagtcaaggcaacagcagtgaacagcacgttcaagtatcttggataggaaagagaggagggagatggggcaatagttggaaggacaggtagggtccaatgaaggttttttaaggagtggtgtgactatggcatgtttgaaggcatcaggaacagtcgcagtggacagtgaaagattaaggatatggcagataaacgggatgacagtagaagagatagtgttaagtagatgggtggaaattagttagtttcgaggaggaaagaatatgtctagtttcctcttcagtgatttcagaaaaggaagaaaaggaggcaggggttggagagttgagagaatggactaaggggaggtg is a window of Microcaecilia unicolor chromosome 2, aMicUni1.1, whole genome shotgun sequence DNA encoding:
- the NAIP gene encoding LOW QUALITY PROTEIN: baculoviral IAP repeat-containing protein 1 (The sequence of the model RefSeq protein was modified relative to this genomic sequence to represent the inferred CDS: inserted 2 bases in 2 codons), encoding MDMEARKNSEYDLADLQSRLSFLPINIDKVVGDLDKERQDILEKLETSYKYNMRSELKRLQSFISYEMLSSWCPKQMAAAGFYYTGLKCSVQCFCCGLVFCSSSLRTPPYMDHQKSQPDCEFIRGKDVGNIPKYDMRVQNPEENLSERSEKYKAGEARLESYNNWPFYAKTQPTLLSAAGFFFTGVKDIVRCFSCRGCLGNWEEDDDPWKEHAKWFPQCEFLKSKKSEKEIKQFIQNYHGFIGVVGKHFTTAWQTKICPLGAGNPVANIFEDEEVRRDSFKTWPKDAHVDPGALAKAGFFYTGSSDAVQCFSCGLCIHSFEPGDDAWAEHMKFNSKCKYLSNWTSVEGKHALCDWGRDALLTQEIDYTAESERKCNIGSVCDGVSLCKQWLEEAKHLHVHLISIYNDITFRKISSFGDSSHVAIDLNTLYADISIVSKDTRNQPVQQLTLPEVLANLSSITMIEGEAGSGKTALLRKIAIXWVSGRCPILSRFSLVFYLSLKSTEREQSLADIICKQLAGSSLPLTDLTLKDIIQQLKNQVLFLLDDFCEMDSVPSAIEELMRKNHLNRLCLIVAVRTDRSNQVRQYANTALGIREFPLYSSVYIYRNLFSHNISVVEKLFVALAKSKTFQASLKTPLFAVAFCXIWVQYPSANLFSETVLFKSYLLYNTLKFPKEGQKVKTLLSSCGELALRGLFVSCFDFTEEHLAEAAVNEDDALRLGLLSKFTTQRLHPVYRFFHPSFQEFLAGKRMGELLESDLQEEQEQGLHYLQQIDTFLKAVCRFHYFLKYACRNSSKAVPTIINHLFNLIKSKKSFECYSENNAYLQQHPELAVTEQMILVLIKINQEMFLSFVIPLFLDFAINAAYKSQTVDVCAPIILQFLMGKALTFDLSSLQNDIIIRFLIEHPESFPLLDRMTLTIKGTKESAKMDFSIVVDCYDKLGVPVVDQDYSSAFQLLKDTIEKVESEDDYLLLSFPEISPFESVQLGDKTALLIIKAENIDIANKNVLVNLAAMFSVSNRIVLWLNNSSGFVESIRPVIEQYSASFTKCSLYNTELNTMEQELLLSMTSLESLEFTRLKCGQLPVHLFSNLDKYSHLKVLSFSMSGEQRVFDKMPDNLKNLHKMERLIIDYANLVDDSSRLVEYIQNFPNLTVLHLNCNSFPDFEALIIVISLYEKLEAIHLKGSFMTDHQQALFVSVLPRFKALKILELGQCFTDKKTSELFACALPSLVHLEKLTLPEGPGVVQAAASIVRQFQHLHNIQMLSFGNNSLDDSSLLELATVAKDGHLQKLQKLEIITHHDITESGWSSFFQTLNNLPNLSVLNVIRLYTHQIKCHATTVMSFVQCVSRLPSLMTIFMHGWLLDEEDLKMFNTMKEQHPQSKSLYLHWQWMLPFSPTVLE